The following is a genomic window from Bacillaceae bacterium S4-13-56.
GTGGGATACCGAAGAAAAGAAGCTTCTTGAGGAATTAGTAGCTCCTGTACCAGAGCTATTTAGAGATGTTGCTCGTTCTAAAATTGCTGGTAAAATCGGTGAATTAGCTATAAAACGAAACTACAAAAATATCACACAAGATTTAATTATTGAAGGTTATATTCAAGCAACACCGAAAAGAGATCATAAGTTTTTAAGAAAAACTTTAGACGAAAAAAATATAGATCTATCAAAGTACGAAAAACTTTTTGATTAGCTTAAAATATATTTAGAAATAAATAGCTCTCCCATTGGGGAGAGCTTTTATTGTTGTTGTTCCTTTAATTTTTTTTCTAACTTTATAAATTGAAATAGCATGGCAAGTCGCCATGTAACAATCATGCCAAAAGCTAGAAGGAAAAACATTCCACTTGTTTCTCCAGGAGATATCGTTTGCCCAACGATAAGCTTCAATACAATACGTAACAATAACAAAAAAACGAGTATGAAAACAAACGCCTTTGAAGGTTTTAAATAAATATCTTTCCCTTTTATTTCGAAGCGCGAGCCCCAAATTAATACAGATGAAAAGATGATGCCTACCACCAATGCTTCTAGCACCTCAAAAAAAGTCACCCGAAAATAAGGATGTAAAAACATTAAGGCACCCGTACTCATAAATAAAGGGGGCAAAATAATTTTCTTTCTGGAAGAAGGTTTTTTAGCAGCCCGCATCCGAACAAAAATCATTAAGGAAGCCATCATTGCAGCTACCACAGTACTTGCAATAACCCATAAACTCAAACTTATCAACTCTTTCTAATTTAACGTAAAACACGACGTATTGCATCTAAAACACTTGATTCATCAAAAGGTTTGACAACAAAATCCTTTGCTCCTAATTCAATTGCTTCCATCACTGTCTTTTGTTGGCCTACAGCTGAACACATAATGATTTTAGCATCGGGGTTTACCATTAAAATTTGTTTTATCGCTTCCAATCCGTTTATTCCAGGCATGGTTATATCCATGGTAACAAGATCAGGACTTAATTCTTTATATTTGCTAATAGCTTCCTGTCCATTTTCAGCTTCTCCGACAATCTCGTGATTATCTTTTTGTAATATGTTTTCTAATGTAAACCTCATAAACTTTGCATCGTCTACGATTAAAATTCTTGCCATGGTATATCTCCCTTCCCCCAAAACAAATTAATCATCCGTCGCTATGGAAAGTATAATGGTCATTGTGACCCCTATTACAGTTAAATAGACACCTAAGTCAAATAAAACAGCCGTCGCTAACTCTTTCTTTCCAAAGAAAGGAAAATAAAAGTATTCAAATGTATGGCTCAAAAATGGTTGGTTAAATAAAAAAGAGCCAAAACCAGTGAGTACCGCAATTAGTAAACCAGCTAGAATAAAATTTTTATAATCAAAACGAATAATCTTTTTCATAGACTCAAATCCATAGGCCATATACATTAAAAGTATGGCCGCTGAGGTCATCAATCCTCCAATAAAGCCCCCTCCCGGAGCGTTATGACCAGCTGAAAATAGGTAAATCGAGAATCCTAAAAGAATAAAAGCTATAATTGATGTTGTTGTTTTTAGAATTAAGTCATTGGTTCTAGCCATTTTTTACACCCTTTCACAATTTACTCAATCTGCTAACACTAACATTTTATAGGGTTTCCAAAGGGGAAACAATCTTTTCTTATGAAAAAATCTAGAATCCCTGAAATCCAACTAAATTACTTAAATAAGAAGTTATTAAAGTCATCCAGTCAAAAAACAAAAAGATTCCCATTACTATCATTAAATATCCACCTATTTTCACAATTCTTGTGCTATTTCTTTTAATCC
Proteins encoded in this region:
- a CDS encoding DUF2621 family protein is translated as MGLTGVFSVFIFLWIMVMVVLLAIGGYFMFRKFFKKLPKEDGKSIQDWEDYYVQQTKNMWDTEEKKLLEELVAPVPELFRDVARSKIAGKIGELAIKRNYKNITQDLIIEGYIQATPKRDHKFLRKTLDEKNIDLSKYEKLFD
- a CDS encoding cytochrome c biogenesis protein CcdC — protein: MSLWVIASTVVAAMMASLMIFVRMRAAKKPSSRKKIILPPLFMSTGALMFLHPYFRVTFFEVLEALVVGIIFSSVLIWGSRFEIKGKDIYLKPSKAFVFILVFLLLLRIVLKLIVGQTISPGETSGMFFLLAFGMIVTWRLAMLFQFIKLEKKLKEQQQ
- a CDS encoding response regulator, producing the protein MARILIVDDAKFMRFTLENILQKDNHEIVGEAENGQEAISKYKELSPDLVTMDITMPGINGLEAIKQILMVNPDAKIIMCSAVGQQKTVMEAIELGAKDFVVKPFDESSVLDAIRRVLR
- a CDS encoding Na(+)/H(+) antiporter subunit B, with the translated sequence MARTNDLILKTTTSIIAFILLGFSIYLFSAGHNAPGGGFIGGLMTSAAILLMYMAYGFESMKKIIRFDYKNFILAGLLIAVLTGFGSFLFNQPFLSHTFEYFYFPFFGKKELATAVLFDLGVYLTVIGVTMTIILSIATDD